The DNA region AAAATGAGTTAGCTTTGTTTAAAGCTATACGcatttctttccttctttccttGTAAATACATCgttatatatatgaaatgcTCTTCCTTTTTATATTGTTCATCTATTCTCTTGTTCTTTGCATTTTGTTCTATATCTCtctatttattgtttttatctttatttaaaacTTTCCCTACACTTGTACAAATTGTTTTCTAccgtttttcttttgttgtcttCTCCCTTGAGAAAACAACTCAACACCTATGATAAATCTTCATCTTCCTAACTAGAAGGTATGCGGAGGATTTTTCCTTGTGCGCAACCAACCTTAGAGGGAATATGGTGATTTAACACATATGAGTTTCTCTTAAATGGGCTCTAAACCTTGTTCTTAAGTACAACATGagaatgttttttaaaaaatggtagaAGTCTCTAAGACTCCCATTTCTCAACATGGAAAAGAACTCATAAACTTGGATGTGACAAGATTAGAGCTTATTTAGAAgacatttgttaaaaataatttctaattaacCCATTTACATTATGTCTTGTCTTTAAATTCCTTTAAATTCAAGCTTTTACATTATGTCTTGCCTTTAAATTCTTTTACATTCAAGTCTTTAAATTTATGCATTCAAGCTTGCCTTGTTTTCCATTTTCCCTTTCTCATGTGTAATAGGGTTTAAGAGTGCTAACTTTCTAGCTAACACCATAAATCCTAGATTACCATATAGTAAAAAGTTTGGATAAACAAACCtctaaaaaatgtgttttccaAAAGATAAAAATGGTTTCAATGATTATCCCCTTTCTAAAAAATGAATGTTTTCAAAAGAAAGTTTCTCCTAAATCCGTAAAAGCCTTCCAAAGGGGTATTTTTAAGTCTTTCTCTCAAAATCCTTTTTGTTTCCCTTTCTTCCAAaaggattttaaatttaaaaaaaggttttggcATCATCTTTCAAAAAAGATGGGAACCTCCTTTTTTGAGATTTTCCTTAATTGGTTCTAATCTTTGTTCCTAAGTAATATATGGTAGAAGATTTCAAGACCAAGACTTCCATTTCTCAATATGGAAAAGAACCCACAAGCTTGGATGTGAAAAGGTTTACTTGCTTAAGGAAAAAtcctttaaaaatattttcttaaaacaacCTTCTTACATTCTTCAAAGATGAATAAAAACCATGAATTTTTACCTTAAAGCTcccattttcaaaagaaaacccATGAAAACTATTTTCTCTAAATCAATCCTTTCTCATGTTTAAATTGGGTTTCAAAACCTTTTTCCCAAATAAATTGTTGCTTcctttgttttaattttctttataaatgatttctaaatataaactttgttttcttttaaacttttttgttaTCTTTTCATAAAAAACACAAAGTTTAACCCTCCAATATTTGCCAACAATGCTTTTGTTGAGGGTTGTTTTAGTTTAATTGCATTCTTTCTTACGTATACATATAGTGTGAAACCTAATTCAAGTTGTGGATACATTACAAATCTAGCAACAAGTCCGACTCAAGTATATAAAAGTACAGGTCATAGGTCAGAATTTCACAAATAAATTTAGCTTAAAATGCAAAGTTCACATTCTAAGCTTAcctgaaatttattttagtcctcaaattttattttcattcaattgagtattttaaatttgggataattacactttacctaCATGTGGTTTGCTTCTAATTTGATGTGCCTACCGGTAGTTTAAATTTTggcactttacccacctgtgattCCTGCCGTTACTCTGCTGTAACCCACCTCTCCCTTAGCCGTTACTCTAACACAGAATATGTAAAAAACCAAAGCCCAAACAGATCAATCAGAACACATgatcaaaaaattttcaaacccagaacaagataaaaaaatttgaataccTGAAATATCTCTCTGAGATCTTCCTATTGGGTTGGGCGTGAGTGTGTTTCAGAGTGTAAGTGTGGTGGGAGAGAGCTCAAAGCCAACGATGGAGTCAACGGAGACATCGGCGATGCCCGAGGCTACGATGGTAGGTACATCGCCGATATCCAGCTCCGATCAAGATTCGGAGCTTCTCGCACCCATCCAGTCGAGAGTTCTTGGACATCCAATGGCTGAAAAAGCCTTGGCGGCTTGTAGTAACTCCGACGCAGTGGTTCTCGGCTCCGTTATGGTGGGTTTCTCACTGGGCTCAGTCTTCGATGCCAAGGTTATTCATGGACGAGGCTATTGTGACTCTGGGTCCACCGGTGTTATGGTGGGTAGCTGGACAACGGCGGAGATTAAGGCTCCGAGTCTGACAGTGGCGTCGCCGATCCTTGGTCGGTATCCATGGGTACAGGGCCTTCACACCATTGTTTGGAGCTCCACGCGCTGCTTATGTCCCTTCTAGGTGGTAGATCGAAGAGTGAGTTTGAGAGTTAGGTTTGGAAAGATCGGGTAGAGAAGTGGAGAGATGGTGGTGGCTGAGATCGGGTTAAGATAGAGATTCCAATGAGAGGGAGGTTCGAGCTTGAGAACCACCATTTGAGGTGGTGTTGGAGCAGCAAAGATGTGCTATGAGTGGTCGGCCATGGCTGGGTTTGGGGTTTCGAGAGAGATTGTTGAAGAAGAACAGGTGTGAGTGGTCggccattgatttttttttctttgaacaaaTTAGTAACCATTGTGGTGAAAGAGAGACAACAAGgcaaatatatatttgtggagGTTGATTTGAGTTTAATTTTCTAGGTCTATGCTTCATGTTCAAGATTTGTGTGAATTGAGGGAGAGGTTAATACcacttttttatcttgtttctCTTGTGTTTTTAGTTGTATTTTGATAGATCTGTGGTTTGTACTTTGATGGTATTGCttgatttaatttgtattaGTTTTCTAGGTTTATGTTCTTCACGTTTGTGTATGTTTTTcatgtttgtgaattgtgagaAACTAATACCATATTTTgaacttgtttttcttttgtttttgtttttgtttttttccttcttgttttgggaggagagagacataaaataggtgtaaaaagacttatttaccttttttttttaacagaggtgggtaatAGAGACTACACGGAAGTAACCTCAtatgggtaaagtgtcaaaatttaaaCTACGAGTAGACAcatcaaattagaggcaaactacaagtgggtaaagtgtaattatccctttaaattttaaagttattcaatttaaatttttcatctaattccattaaaaattattattattaattttgcaattaactaataaatttttttttttaaaatctctcATAGAGACTTGAgtcaaataaatttgaaatttaaaaaactcaGTTCAACGAAAGTAACACGAAATGAATTTCACCTATGTACAATTTGTATAGAAGCCTAAGTGTGAGTTTGGATAGCGGCATGTCTCTGCGTTTTGCTCGTTTGTGTTTTTGTGGCTGGATCCCATGCATTGTTCATGGAATCCACAAATACACAGAATTCAACAAATATAACTTTAAAACTAAGTTTCAcgatactatttacacatttaaaaattattttattacgatacttttaataataaatttttaattttaaacaatatacGGTATCAAAAGCGTTAATTTTGGGAATATTTCCATTCCTCTTTGGTCCTTCGTAATTTCTTCTTTACATTTTCAAGTTCTATTAAAAgcctattttgtatttttacgTTTTTGGCTGCCGAAAAGCCGAAGTTCGAAGGGGAGAGACTGGACAGAGGTAAAAGGAGATAAAAGCAGAAGACCAGATAAAAAGGGCCATTCTAACGCTGTAGAGTGAGAGTAGCTGAGGAAAGCGTTTTGAGTGAAATGATATTATTACACTTACAATGCTATCCTGTTTATCCTACACCACCTAAATTAAGCCTAGAGTTTAGCAAAAACCCAACTTTACATCCATCTTCGAGTGTTCTTCTCTGTTCCTCGGGACGCAAACTCAAGCTAAGCTCCAAAGCTTCTTTCCAGTGTTATTGCACCGAAAATGAAAACACCCATGAAGCCTCTTCTCAGGTTGATTCTAAATTACTACTTGCTTTATCTTAATATAATTCCATTCGTATCGTATTCTGGGTTTATCCGAAATTTTGTtaaagattatattttttttctacattaattGATAAGTAATTCTAACAATTCTGACATACTAAAATACAGACGTGGGTGTTTCTGAAATGGGTGTGCAAGACTTTGGTTGCCAAGGTTTTTCTGttattagaaggaaaaaaaaaaacattataggctatatatatattgtgaatgTGAAATGGGGGTTTAAGtgttttcaattacttttttttgggggcaaTTGCATAAGCAATACAGAAAAGGTGATAGTGACATATATGCTGAATAATTAGCGTGCGTTAACTACCATTTTCAATTATGTGTATTTTGTTACTAATACGGGGATGGGGTCTTTTGTGATCCTTGATTGTAGGGCTTCTCGGCTCTGTCAACAGATATTCCATGGGATAGTGGGAGTATATGGAGCTCCATGgctttttatatgtttattttgcACATTCCTTTGAGTTTTGGAGGGTTGTCTGTGGTTGCTGAGATTTTGCATGAACCTCATCTGGATCCACAGACTGAAGTGAGTGCATTTGATCTTTCTGATCAATAGTTGCCGTTTATTACACCCTGTTTGGTTACTGGAAACAATGAAATAGGAgagaagaaaatgatgaaaagtGATTTACAAAGGAAACCAATCatcattttggcttttttttttataagtaaggaaaaatgttattaaaaagaaactggccaacccgagtacattggggatgtactcTGGGGGCAAAAGTCAAGAAACAAAATAACCAatcattgttattttattttcttttagtatttgttattattattattatataaaactcTCTTTGTTTCTCATAAAATGCAGCTTATCTAGCTCAGAAGGTGCTTTTGGGTGGGGGcttatattgtttgaaattgGACAAGTTTGAATAGGCATCTGCAATTTAGGCTAATGACACACCATGTAATCAAGCACTCGCCAAACCCTTGCTGTTTTTTTGGTAAAAGGGACAATGATTACTTAATCGCAACGAGTCTTGTTTTCGTGCCTCTTGCTCTATAATGTGGAGACTCGGATTAAACAAGAAGCTAAGCAATAGGGTGTGGTAATCTGGACACTGTGTaacctaggtttttttttttttttaattttttttttatctcatgatggaaaattcttcatttaattttactttcttttttttttctcttttcttcaatGATGATGCTGAGTGCATCAGTCTAACTCTTTTGTGGACTCTTTTTCTGATTACATTCTTGCACATTATGTTCAAATTAAGAATCCCAAGTTACTTTTTGCTGCACTTGTTTATTCAAACTCTCACTTTTGCCTGTGATTCTAATAATGAATTTGCTCACTGATGACTGATGTTTGACCCCGTTGCAGATATTATCACTGCTTGCGGTTCAAATTCTAGAGCTCATTGGGACTCTGTTTCTACTACAGTGGACTGCTAAGCCacaatataagtttataaactTCTTTAAAGCTAACAAGTTATCGAAAGAGCGGAACTGGTTGTTGGCATCAGTACTAGGATGTGGGTTTCTGTTTCTGTTAGTTTTCATTACATCAATCCTTGCTGACAGATTGATTGGGCCCAAGGTTAGTGCATTACAGTTTTCTGCTGATCCACACCAAATCTTGTGAttagttttttcctttttgttcatGAGATTATCTATAGTTGTTGAGTAAGCTAATCTTTTGAATGAATAAAAGACTGATATGATCCCAAGATTTTTGCAATATTTATGTCAAACAGCTGAGGAATTACTTTCTCATTTGCCTAATGCATACACGTTTATTAGTGGAAAACTGGATAAAGATGCAGTGAGCCAGTTAGAGTTGGTAGTTGAAGGGGTTGTATTCTTTGCATAGAGCTTGATAAAAAATTTCAGATGATGAAAATTTCATTGAGAATTATAGGTTGTACAACTTGTATTATGATGTGCATAGTTCTTCAGACAACTAAAGCATGTAGAAGAGGTTTTCAGAGCAAGTTCAGCTTCATGAGCTGTGGTGCCTAGCCAATTGTGCTACACCTTGGGGATCAATTAAAGGAAATTTTATAggtttaattgaataattagaATTTTCTGGGCTGATGTATTAAGTAGCAAATCACATCTGTTTTGCAAGCAGTTAAAAAGGAATGCTTtcaagaagaagatgaagaagcaaTATAGGATAAAAGTCTCAACAATCATTCATGTGTTTCTTAAGCAATCACTCATGTACTCTGTCAAAGAATTCAATCACACCTTCAAAATGAGCTGCTGTCTgcactttttttaattgaagattGGATTGACATAATTAGGTAATTGGCACTTCTGATTCTAACAGAGACTAGGACTTGAAATTAAAGTTATAGTCCATCGGACCTGAGACCAGACCACATTATTGTGTCTGTTGTCAAATTCTAGAAGTTAACAGACATTCTTGACTCCTGAAACCTATAGAACATGGGTTAACTAAAACATCAACATATAACCTTATAGAAAAGATGGACTATTAGGCATAACTTGGTAACTAGAAATTCCCCAAGTGGGTCTCACATCAAATTTAGATAGTATTTTCTGAGGTATCTTATGcctgtaattttattttttctttaacctCTTCAAATGAACATTGTAATTGCATCTTTGGAATTCAGCCATGCTGATCAAGAGTTGCAAAGGTTGGAGAATTTACACTCATAAATAATCtgagttatttattttaatctggaatttattatattttggaaGCTGGATGGTGAAGGATCACCTGATCACCATTCCTGGTTATGGGTTAATTTCTAAGGCTTTATATTCTATCCAAATGCGATGGGGAACAAAAAGAAGTCGTTTAATTTCCACAGTTGTTTAAATGTTATTTCATTATATATTATGGAATAAGGAAAAAGAGTGATGAGTTTGGTGGCATCTATACTTCAATCTATAGTGTCGCTAAAAGAGTTCTTGATTTCTTGTCTTAGAACTTCATCTTAGGGCATTTGCTTGGGTAATATGCTTCAAGGCTTTGGTGTATGGTGTATGCATACAACACCTTATTGCTTTAGAAGGAACTCCCCTCACCGCTTGCACCGTTTTGTTGAGtttctagttttattttttgggaggGGAATTAGAGGGTTTTATTTCCTCCATATTTATGTGTTCCTAAATATCTCATTAAAAGAGATATGTAAATCAGTGGAGGCTGGGGTTTCACAGGACTTGGAGCTCTGAATTTTTGGAAATGCAGCTTTCTTTCAAGTAACTTCTATTATGACATTTGCATGCAGGCTGTGAACAACCCTGCATTGAAGGAGATCCTCCTTAGCAGCAACATTTCAAAAGCAACTTGTTTCTTTGTTTACTGTATTACAACTCCCCTTTTGGAAGAAACTGTTTACAGAGGGTTTCTGTTGAGATCAATTTCAGCCACAATGAAATGGCAGCGAGCAATCTTCATAAGCTCAGTCATCTTTAGTGCAGCTCACTTTTCCGGTGAGAACTCTTTACAGTTATTCATCATTGGGTGTGTCCTTGGATGTTCTTATTGCTGGACTGGAAACTTAAGTTCCTCCATTTTAATACATTCGCTGTACAATGCCATGACACTATTATTAACATTTTTGtcttaaaaatgaaatttaagtcATTTTGATAGccagggaatttgtggaagttGGACCTACTTTTTTCCTCGGGTCATTGATATTAAATCcaactataatttattgtgcGCACTTACTTTCAGTTATGAAATTGGACCTGTAAGCATCCACAGTAGGAAAACTTCATGATCTATTCTCCTAATGGATCTTCCTTAAGCCAGGTCAATATTTGTCTGTGTGTGTGAGTAATTTGTTTTAAATCTCCTAAGTCTTATTGTTTTCCTTTCttactttttgttttcctatttcATGTTTAATTGCTCTTGTAGCAAATTATATAGTATGCTATTTTGGGATAGATATGTTGTAAGATCATCTACGTTTGGAAAGCATGACAAGATGTATGCTGCTTGAACTCAATTGACAAACTCTTTCCTTTGTTTTCCATAGCTCAAGGATTCTTCAAATCCAAGATTTTCTTTtactcattaattttttatattcctttTATATAAATCAAATGTGATAACAAGAAAGGCTTTCTACATTGCCCCTATACTGTAATGTATGTAATATACACTACATATGCATTATTTTCTTCCTAGTAATgtatgtaatattgtttatCTAGCTATCAGCATTATTTGTTTGGCTATATGATAACGGCATGCAAgaaagacaagaaaagaaaagaaaaagacaacgCTTAATAGATTCTCTCAGGAACAAAGCCCAGAGAGAGCTTTTTTTTCCAGGAGAGAGAGCCTTTTTGATAGGGCAGGAAAAGGTTCTTCTAATGCTATTGTATGATTAGAATTCTTTGGATCTATGAATCCACCATAGCTTGGATGGAGAGCTTTACCAATATCATAGTCAGTTGGATTGTGGACCCTCCTAGTGCCTTGATTAGCACCTTGTGAAATTCTAAGATCACTATTGAATCCCCCAAGTACTGCAACATGAAACAATTTCTGTAATCTTAAGCATATGCTTCCTGTGAGCTGAATTTGTCACAAGTGTACGATCATTACAATTGACAAGTCTTCCTTTGTAACCCCTTGCAGCAACACCAAGAGCAACTTAGTCTAAGAGATTGTATTTTCTCTAAAGCCAATCTTGAGGGGACCAAACTAATCCAAATAAACCATTTGTCCATCTTAAATTGCATGTATAAGACACTGATCTGACAAAACTATTAAGTCTAAGCTGTCTTTTGTTGGTGTTTAGTTGATTTTAGAATCCTGGAACTGAAATTTAAAGTGATCACACATTACATTATATAGATGATAGATCATtctctttcaagtttttttataAGAGTGAGGATTTAAATCCTAAATATCTTGGAAACACCACGAGGTGTCAATCAGTTGaactacaaaactcttggcgTACTCTTTCAAGTTGATCAAATCTTGCTCAACAACTCAAGcacaaagagaaagaagataATAGAATGTTGCAATTAGCATCCTTGCTCCTTTTACATAACTAGCATGCCACAATTTGTATACATAATTGTGGACAAATAatagtaggtttttttttcactaactattttataacatttttatgaaatattgtTGTGGCAATTTCTTACTGGTTTCCATCTAAACTCACaattaacattacttttttatttaccaataactaCTTACTACTTCAGccgtttgtaaaattttttgtaaaaaaatttgtatctctagcattactctttttttcttttcttttttcattcttatcATTGAAAGATGTATCTATTTCGGGCCAAGGAATTTTTAGAAGGAATAAAAAACTAATGACAAAGTTGAGACAACAACTTTTTTAGTATTGCAACGAATCACTACAAGATGGCAGCCCCAAgttaatattattcaatttttgttcacaatattttcataacaaattttatttggcTGGTACCAAAAGAGTGATGTCAATGGTGGGTTGAGattataactaataataatttgttatttaaaatttgttgtaaaaaaatggtTAACATAGCGTTACTTGTCACTACTATCATGGGTCTTGAAGGTAGCATTACTTATCATTACTATGGACCATTTTAGAAAAGCTTTAATATCACtctcatgaaaaatataaaaaactctatgataaatttttttaaaaaaatactagcctctgagcatgcgctcacgcgcgtgctcagagactcttttattttttggataaggcttaatttagagcatttattataatttgaaattactacattttttaatcacaaaaaaatctagaagtgtgatgagtattatgtgtggtgaaacaattttttatcacacccctaggtttttgttgtgattagaaaatgtagtaatcgCAAATGGtaataaatactataaattaacccttacccaaaaaatagaagagcctcgaGACTAGTCTATATTACTAATAACATGATTCTTTATTTGGGTTTCATCATTTTAcgtaccaaaataccctcaaattcATATGtttaaaaagattaaataaTAAGGTTAGATATGTAAAGGTACTAATTCAAACACTCCTGAATTTTAGATACTTATTCATATCCTTTAAATTTAGGCACTTCCATCTCTCCTCACTCAAGATTTTAAAATTAGGTGCTTCCATTTCTCCTTATTCCTTCTTACTCAAGATTTGATAgaataaatatttcattttgcaATGACATATTTTCAAGTTTGACAGAATAGGTATCATAAGAGTTTCTCATGCTATTGATGTAGCAACATAGTCATTTATATCACCTAAATatgcaatttgtaaaaatgcaGCTTTATTCATGATAAATAGGTGTAAATTATCACCTGAAGCTGCAAAATTATATTaacgacaaaaaaaaattacagaattATTTGCTGGTACATAATCTATATCACCTAAAGCTCCAAAATTATCACCACCAAATGTATGAGGATTACATAAAACAGATTATTATTAATTCCTAGTTATATGTTCTCAAATCGTCCAaggtttgttctttttcttggcCTGCATACTTTGAACTTGAATCTTCAGCACTGGCAACAACAGCTATTGAATCTCCAGCACTTGTAGCAACAACCTTAGCAATTTATTAGTTGTTCGGTTTGATTAAAATTGATTGGTAGCTAATTTTGAGTCTAATATCAATGTCTCACAAAGCTGGAAATAGTATTAAGGCTCGGttgatataaaagaaaattaaaatagtattaaTTTCTTACAACACCAAGAATACCGTTTGAGAAGTCCACATATTCTCTAAGTTTAATATCAAgcgatgtaattttttttgggtgcatctattattttttttaacccaagcCCAAAAGTTATGGATTTGTTCAAAagcatattatttttttgaacccAAGCTCAAATGTTTATCTTTAATTAAGTTATCTTtatcacaataaatttaaagatacATGCATAAACTTCATTTGAAGTACGCATAAACCgcaaattaaaattaatgaaattttcaacattaaaaagaaaaaaaaaataaagcactAAAGTTCTGGAACATCTACGCATAAATATTAGACAAGAAAAAAATTGCACAGGTTGTAGTAGTCTTCAACCACTACAACTTAGTATTTTCCACAAAATTAAGATAATTTTACAAGTACCACAGCCAAGATCCATAGGACCATAgtaaaaaaataccaaatacgGAGTATATGCTAATATACCACTTTAGCTCCAAGTCATGGATCCTTAAACTCTCTAAGGCACTCTTCCTCTGCATTAGGGTTGTGTCAAATTCTGAATGCCTGAAATCCAAAACTTAGCTATATCATTCCATTAAATTGACTGCTTGTATATTTTCACTAAAGAGTACCAAATTGCAAACTCAATATCACATAcaacatcaattaaaaaaatatactaagaaaaaaaaaactaacaaaatgaCAATTCTTCATATTGACTTACCGCAAGGCTGTAAAATGTATATCCAGTGGGATCTTCagcttttctcataaaaaaagaatGCATTTGAAGATGGTAGGAGAGATAGGAGGTTCTTAtgtaattcttcttcttcttctttaatccCTTTGAAGTCATAATCTTAGTCAACCAATGCACTCTTTAGGCAAGTCCTTCAAATAAGAATTGTATGGACACAATTTGTGCCCAAACCCAAAAGATACGATTGAGATAGGtccaaaaagcccaaaacaatgaatttgtagagagtgggtttgaaatctaggttgtAGTGATTTTTACTAACAAAGATAATGGGCTCGATTACAACATCATACAGATAGAAtagtttatataacaaaaattgtcctcggactcaagcctaGGAGGTTGGATCCTATATTTCTCTTCCTTAAAGACAGGTTACAAATATTGATCTTAATGTTTACAATGTTTTCCTTGTCCTATCTCCAATCCCTCTTTCTGAAtgttttctcttccttttatatcatctttcttcATCTCTCCATCCttcacgtatggatcagattaccggttcggatacttgtcccatcagtccATCCCTGAAATCTTTGGAGGTAGATGTAAGGCTGAACCCTGATACTCAtgcatcacttccccattaatgcggccagaggtTTAGCTACAGAGTATTTAATacgatggtagcagctttatcttggatatttTATAACCATTCTTCCTGTCTCGTATTCCCACCATGCATATCCTTACTTCTGGGATCTCCTAGAACATCACTTTTGGACATCGAGCAACCCTTTCCTATCTCAGCTTTATCTAGCTGAGGACGGGCTTCTCCTCGGACATCCTTCTGAGATGACCTTGATCAACCTTCTTCTCTTTATCCACCAACACTGCCTCTTGGGACGATATTTccacatcctcggaccatttagTATTCTCGGATTGGGCTTCTGGCCCAATACACACTTctgggcccattgaccctacaataatatatatcatAAAGTTTATAAATGCATATAAAACCAAAGTAATGGTAAGTGTTCACAGTGAGCCAAATTAACACGTTAGATTTTTCGATCTACAAACTAAAACTTGTATATAGAAAAATCACCAAAACTCTCTATCTCAAATTCATTTTCTATTGAACACAAACTTTTTGATTTTGTAATATGTAATACATGACACACGTATGACAtagcataaaataaaatgtatataCTTGAATTCAAAGCcaatagcaaaaaaaagaaggtttaaATGTTTGAAGTCAAAGCAAATAGCAAAAATGTATATACTCACCCCACCAATTAATCCCCTTGGCTGGAACTTAAATCCTGCTCCCATATTTGTGCAATGATGAAATCCTAAAGCAGCCTCCATTACGGGCTTATGACAATATCAAATTAGCCATTACAAACACTAACCAAGAATCCTTCATAGCCCACAAACCACTGTCAACCTCTCTATTCAattaaatgtttgaattttttgttttttttgttttttgagaatgaattaAATGTTTGTAACTTGAAAGGGTGGAGagctatatattttgataacGGTTTAAGTTGGGATAGATTTTTAacttctttaagtttttttagtAACTAGATCCgaaattcttgtttaagatctaaacgtggtttttttttttttttttttttgtataagaatttgaatttcaaaacataTACACTTTTTGcatggtttatatatatataattgtataaaaACATGAACATGGGTtgggtttggactttggatgtggtatttttttttataataa from Castanea sativa cultivar Marrone di Chiusa Pesio chromosome 6, ASM4071231v1 includes:
- the LOC142638656 gene encoding uncharacterized protein LOC142638656 isoform X4, whose amino-acid sequence is MILLHLQCYPVYPTPPKLSLEFSKNPTLHPSSSVLLCSSGRKLKLSSKASFQCYCTENENTHEASSQILSLLAVQILELIGTLFLLQWTAKPQYKFINFFKANKLSKERNWLLASVLGCGFLFLLVFITSILADRLIGPKAVNNPALKEILLSSNISKATCFFVYCITTPLLEETVYRGFLLRSISATMKWQRAIFISSVIFSAAHFSGENSLQLFIIGCVLGCSYCWTGNLSSSILIHSLYNAMTLLLTFLS
- the LOC142638656 gene encoding uncharacterized protein LOC142638656 isoform X2; this translates as MILLHLQCYPVYPTPPKLSLEFSKNPTLHPSSSVLLCSSGRKLKLSSKASFQCYCTENENTHEASSQGFSALSTDIPWDSGSIWSSMAFYMFILHIPLSFGGLSVVAEILHEPHLDPQTEILSLLAVQILELIGTLFLLQWTAKPQYKFINFFKANKLSKERNWLLASVLGCGFLFLLVFITSILADRLIGPKAVNNPALKEILLSSNISKATCFFVYCITTPLLEETVYRGFLLRSISATMKWQRAIFISSVIFSAAHFSAISIICLAI
- the LOC142638656 gene encoding uncharacterized protein LOC142638656 isoform X3, giving the protein MILLHLQCYPVYPTPPKLSLEFSKNPTLHPSSSVLLCSSGRKLKLSSKASFQCYCTENENTHEASSQGFSALSTDIPWDSGSIWSSMAFYMFILHIPLSFGGLSVVAEILHEPHLDPQTEILSLLAVQILELIGTLFLLQWTAKPQYKFINFFKANKLSKERNWLLASVLGCGFLFLLVFITSILADRLIGPKAVNNPALKEILLSSNISKATCFFVYCITTPLLEETVYRGFLLRSISATMKWQRAIFISSVIFSAAHFSVMKLDL
- the LOC142638656 gene encoding uncharacterized protein LOC142638656 isoform X1, yielding MILLHLQCYPVYPTPPKLSLEFSKNPTLHPSSSVLLCSSGRKLKLSSKASFQCYCTENENTHEASSQGFSALSTDIPWDSGSIWSSMAFYMFILHIPLSFGGLSVVAEILHEPHLDPQTEILSLLAVQILELIGTLFLLQWTAKPQYKFINFFKANKLSKERNWLLASVLGCGFLFLLVFITSILADRLIGPKAVNNPALKEILLSSNISKATCFFVYCITTPLLEETVYRGFLLRSISATMKWQRAIFISSVIFSAAHFSGENSLQLFIIGCVLGCSYCWTGNLSSSILIHSLYNAMTLLLTFLS